In the genome of Phragmites australis chromosome 9, lpPhrAust1.1, whole genome shotgun sequence, the window AAGGTTACCAGCATATATGACTTCACATGTTGTAGGAACATTTCTTTGTCAGAACATAATTCCAGAATCACCCAAAGCAATTATTACTTGCACTTCTAGAGAAAAGTGTGAGAGTATGAGTGCATAATGCACGAGTCTGAAGTTACTAAGGGTTTTCAAACCAGTACAGGATGGCACATCGCTTGGCAGCAGATATTATTTCCTGGCAATAACTTTTGGCTACTACATTCTAGATGTTGTCGGATAGAAATCATGTAGCCAGGAACACACTGAGAAACAGCCAAAACATACCACTTTTTGGCACAAATATAGTTGGGCAAATGGCAGCAGACAGTTTGAAAGTTCTACCATTTTTCAAAGAGCAGtgtgaaaaaatatgtttgGGGACAAGACAAGAATAAACTCAGTTGAAGACAGTGAAAATCATCCATAGCTTTTGGTTCCAACTGGTATACTCGCTGACAGCCCCAGCACAAATAATCAGCAGCTGTCAGTTTCTAAAACTCTATTATAATTATTTACCAGCAGGAGAAAGGTGCAAAATTTCATGGGTTACTAATTGAAGAACTAAACAGTTTGAGAAATAACAGAAGGACCCATATACATACCAAGCGTGATATGTAAGAAGCCAGCTCTCCATCCTTTTGACGAAGTGCTGATTCAAAAGCACTTGGAGTCATGGACCTCAGATAATATGACATATTACTTTCTGAGGACATTCTCCTCTCTAATGAAGTATTGTCCGATAAATCCAACGATGCTTGAAGAAAATGGCTTTCTTCCAGACTATTTATACTCCCAGCACTAGAGAGCTTTCTGAGAGGGGCATTTCCTTCAAAGAGCAGATAGGAATCCGAAAGAGAGACAGGTAAGACAAGAAAGAAAGATAAAGAAGTTGGGTTTAATTCACATAAATTAGTTGGGATAATTAAAGAGCATACTTGTTTGATCTGGAAGCGGAACTTTAGGTGCTTCATGGGAAGATGTTTTCTCAAGTTCTGCCCTGGCAGCCTTTTCCCTTTCAAGGTCCTGAAAGCGCAATTTATGAAAGAAATTATTAGTCATTCTATTCAAGTTGGTCGTGTACAAACCAGACAATTAGTAGTTCATAATGATGAACTGATCTGATCAAATATTGTTTTTTCATAGCAAGCATATGATTAATATGACTTAACAAAATCTGTTCATGTCGAAGAAGGAACCaataatcataaaaaacaaGCAATAGCAGAGCATCCAAACTTCAAAGTTTGTGTTATATGACTGGTTAATCAAACAATTTACTAGGTTAAAGATTCAACTACCTTCTCAAGCAGCTCCCTGTGTTCTGCTGCTTCTTGCAGCTCCTTTTTGTGTTTAGCCCTAagctcctttatttcttctTCAAGATGTTTGGCCCGCCCTTCTTGTATTACCGCCTCCTCTTTAATTGCTAGGTACTCCTGTCTACTTTCAGATGCTCTCtgtctctccttttcaagggaTCGGCTCAACTGTGTCTGCTCTGTTCTCAGAATCGTAATCTGCAATATGACCCAATATTTATGCCAAATGAATTACTTCTCTGGCTTAAAGGTCTGAAACTGAGGTCTTAAAGACCTTAtagtaaaataatttttgttttgCTGTAAATTGATGCACAAACCTGGGTCTCCAGAACTGTTATCCGAGATAAACTTTGTGACAATCGCTCATTTACAGACCGCTCCTTTTCTTCTGCGGCAGCAGCTTTAGCTTCTGCTTCCTGCATATTTGAGTAGATTGATAGATTAAACTATATAGTTGAAATATTTCTTCCTTTATTTATGCATGGTGCATTAAGGCAAGACATCACCCTCATTAGTTTTCATCATTGCCTTTATGAATCTACTGTTAAACACACAAAATCGGAGCAAAATATACCTGAAGGCGAGAGTTTAAGGTTCTCTCGACACCAGCCCAAGCGTCTTCCCTTCGAGCAGCTGTCTCCTGTTAATATTAACACACAATTGATTAACAGGCTCACAAAAGCAAAAGGAAATCAATTCCCAAAATGCAGAAGTGCTATACCTACACATGTACCAAATAAAATAACTGAAGAAAGGTGAAATAATTAAAGAACAAGAGAAGGCAAAGACAGGCACCAATACCTGCATGGCTTCAATTTGCCTTAGGAGTGGTCTGGTAGACTCCGGAACTTGTGTGACCAGTTCATTATAGCGAAGTTCACTGGACTGAAATATTAAATAATGAAAGTAAGAATTGATCGATAACTATTTTACCGCACACTTCGAGCTAACCAAGGAGAGCCTTGCTTACTTGATACCGCTTTTGAAGATCATCATAATCCCTTTTTAGCCTTTCTTCCCTGAAAGAAGCCTGAAACAGCCCAAAAGAAACATTTACAGTCAGTGGAAACGACATTGAACAGCTACAAAATAATAGTCATATCCATAAGGCATAGATTACAGCTAGGTCAGCACAGATCTACTGGTTACTTCTACTAAAGATACAGAAAGTTACATAAACAGGTGTGGTATATGTTCATAATTTACCTCCTGTTCTTGCCTAGTGAGAGCATGCCTCAACTCCTCGATTGTCTTAATcaacatattttctttttcaccaGCTTCTCTTAAACGGCTCTCCAGTTCAACTTTGGCTTCGCTGTTGACTCTTGCTTCAGCTAATGCCTCAGCCTCTTTAGCTGCATTAAGAGCATTGGTGTAGAACTCCTTCTGAGCTGCAAGTTCGGTCTGATTTCTTTCTATTGTTTCTTGAAGCAAATTCTCAGTTGCTGCCTTATCTCTCTTAATACTCTCAACCTTAGTCTCCTCAACCTGTTTAGTCAAAAATTGCTAAGTACATGACAAAATATGAAGGCTGTCTGACAGCAACTAAAATTGATAAACGGGACACAACACTTTGTTCAGGATGCTGAAGAAACTTTGTTCCATTTATCCAAcagataaaaaggaaaaaggcaTGTTTAACTGTAACTAAATCATGAAACTGTAAACAGCTATACTGGTCAGCTTGTTTGATTGTAACTAAATCATGAAACACGGGTGATGCGAACTACTTTTAAACGGAACCCTACAGTATAGTGTAGATTATATAAACAGAAGTAATACACAAAGAGGGTAAATTTGATTCTGTATTATGAAATCCAGCAAAGACAGGTACCTTTCATTATGTACAAGAAGTTGAGCAAAAATTAGTTATTTTGCATCACTAACACAGATAAGAATCAAACTCGGTTCGGgtaattttaataaatatacaAAGTTGATATTCTTTTTACCTGGATCTTTGAGTTCAGTcgttgtttttcttcttcaagCTCACGAATCTAGCTTCAACAGAAGAATGAAAAAGGCAACAGCAAACTTGATCAAACTGAGAAAAGCATTTATTATATGAGCATAGCATAGAGTTTTGTTCCATGCCTGTGCCCTCAGTTTTCGTATAGTAGCTTCTTGAGCAGCTTGTTTTTTTGATAGTTCTTCACCTGTTTCATAGGTAAAAACAAGATGTTGAGGCCAATAGATGGCCCAAAACCAACTGAAAATAGTGGGGGAAATAATTATAAGTGGTCTACTGTGCATCTGGACTAAAGCAACATAGGAAGGAATATCAATACAATATGGTGGTACTAATGCTTGAAATGGTCATtaaaattttaacaagagaaacaGTGATTTGTGCATTCTTGACGTTACACCAGGACAGGCCTAAAATGATGTGAATCTAACATTTGTTGACCATAAACATAATAGAAAAGGCATAAACATTGGTTCCGTGTACCTTCAGCCATGACCTGACTGATAATCTCATCCTTTTCTTTCAAAAGGGCAGCTGCATCACTTTTTTTATTCTGCTCTCTCCTTAATGTATCGCGTTCTTTGGTTAGTGCATACACCTACACAGATAAAGGCATGCAAATTACAAACATTATGCCCTAAGTCTAATATTATGTATAGATGAACTAGGGCACAAAGGAAAAATTGTATAGGTTGAACCAGGAAACAGCAAAAAGAAGAATACTCTAGAAACTTATGGCGTTCTTGCAATGGCATTTTAATGATCAACAACAATGCAGCCTACTTTGATTTCTCCTTTTACTATTAAACATTGTATCAACCAAACCAATTCAGAATAACTGTGTGAACAGTAAAAAGTTTTCAACAGTATCAACCAGAAAATACAAGAGGGACCGCATCTAGTTGACATTTTATGGGGACTATACCAAAAAATATTGTGCCTCACCTTCCTTTCAAGAGTTGCTACCCTTTGGTGATATTCATCCTTAAGTGCGTCCATTTCTGCTTCAGATGACTTACTCTGTACCATATCAAAAACCAATCAATCCCAAATTCATGAAAGTCTAAGTGCACTGGTGATTAACTCagataatagttttataatatttgTCTTGTTCACTTTTCACATAGTTTATCTAAAAACACCCGTATTTTCTAATTTGAAGATGTTATAAACAACTGTTTCTGCCTTTCTGGAAGGCAAAAGATGAAAAATCTGCTCGCAAAAAATACCTTGAGATCATCAATTGTTGATTTCAATTGCTCAttctcattcatcaatctcgcAATTTCATCAGCTTTGGACTGCAGGAAGGATCCAGTATTGTTACGCACACAATGAATAGTAAAGAGACGGGTATGTTGCAACTAAATGACTGAAGATACGACCCTGAAGCATTGATGCTATGCAATGTTTTGACAAAGTAGTAATGTCCATGTGATGATTGAGAAGGACACCTTTGCAGTATATATTGTTGAACATGATTTGTATAACTTCACTAAAATGTTTACCTTCTCCACAAAAACAAGTATGAACACAAATTAAAGAAGTCTCCTTCCAAGTAGGAAATCATCTGAGCGTAACTTTACTATCGTATAACTCCACAAGCATAAACTAAATTGTTACAGCAGAGACTCAGGCATGTGGAAATGATACCTGGGATTGTCTTGCAGCACCTTGCAATGCAGCTTCCATCATCTTGATTTCACGTCTTAATTTCTCAAGCTCAACAACAGAACCAACAGATTCCAAAGTCGGAGAGCTTGTACTTCTAATAGATTCCtgcatcttttcttcttttctcaaaCTATTTGCAGGAGAACCTACTTCTACTGGTCCACCAGGCATATCTGCAGAAGTAACCACCAACTCATTTTGCGAATTTGAATCATGCTCTGAAATTATGGACTTTGATCTAAGGTCTTCAAGCTGTTCCCTTGCATCCTCCTCCTGTCCAACGACAGATGCTACCCCTGCCTCTGTCTGGTTGCTTTCATCTTCATTTTCAGCAGTATTAGTATTGTCATCATGTACTGTGACTTCTAGATAAGTTAATTTGTCAACTGTGTCACTGCTCTCCTGTGGGGTACTTCTTACCTTTTGGACATCAAATTCTTGAACAATCTTGCCCTCAGCTTCATCTACATCATCTGAGTTACCTAGCATGGAATCTGCTGGTTGTGACTGAGAGGAGTTCCCATCAGCTGTATCTTCCTTTCCAGTATGAATAGATTCTGCTGTTTCCATGTCACTTGATTGATCTAACTTGGTAGGTGAAGAAGATGCTCCAACATCAGGTGTGTCTCTGCCAGACTCTCCAAGCTGACTTGGTAAAGCTTCATCATTAGGACCCAAATGTTTGCTATCTTGGTAATCCTGGTTTTCCTTCCTGATTGAACTGGTCTCAATGGAGCCACTATGATTTTCTTCTGCAGTTGAAGGATGTGTTGGCGATTGTGATGGTTCTGATACCTCAGAAGCATCCCCCTTAGGAGTAGGTGACTCAATGGAGCCATCAAGCTTTTCTTCTGCTGCTGAAGGATGCGTTGGAGTGTGTGGTGTCATGGGTTGCTCAGAAACATCCGCCCCAGAAACAGCTGACTCAGTGGAGTTTCTATGAGTTTCTTCTAATTTTGAAGGCTGCTTTGGAGATTGTGCTGTTTCTGATCCTTCAGAAGCATCTACCTCAGATGTATGTTTCTTAGTGGGGGTGCCACGATTTTCTTCTGCTGCTGATGAATGCTTCGGAGATTGTGGCTTTTCTGATGCTTCAGTGCCATCCTCCTCGCCATTATGTCCCATGAAAGCCATGACAGGATTGAAGAATCCTATTCTATCCGAGTTAGATGTCCTTGATCCCGATGCTGCATTACCAAATAAACATTTATTTCAACATGTCGATAACCATGTAAACAAACACAATGCTAAGCTCCCACATAAAGCTCTTATAACCTGTAGGTACAGAAAGGGGCATAATAAGTCATTGCTTTTGGATACACCTAAAGCAATCAGTCATACAGAATTCATCGACTCCGGCAGTGCAAAAACTGTTATCACTCCAGCACTGGTAAGAGGTACACATAAGATTTGATTATATGCCTAAACCAATCAATCGTACAGAATTCAGCAAATTGATAGGCATAAATTTGGACTATAAGTGGAAATGGAACCGGTTATAAGCAGATTGTTGCCAAAACCAAGTGATAAGCAGAATTCAAACTCACTTCCTGCGACCAAATGCTGGAACCAAATAAGCCACTCTCTACAACTACGGAATACACTAATATCAATTGAACATAAGCATTACCACCACTGGCAGCTCCATCACATTTTCATCTCAACACTTGTACACAACCAAGCATGCACCAATGCAACCCGATCGCATTACAGAGAAGAAGAATGGCGGAACGGAGAGTTGCAGCATCAGTGATGCGGTATGGTACCTTCTTCATCGTCGCGCTTCtcctcgaggccgagcgcgctgTCGAAGTTCTTCTCGATGTTCTTCACGCTCTCGCTGATTTTGTTGACGGCGCCGGCGATGTCCTGCAGCCCGCCCAGCGACACCTTCCCCGACCACCACGCCATCACCGTCCCCGCCTCCTGCTCCGATCACAACCGGCCCACTGCCTCCACTTCCGCCCTAGATCTCGCGCATAGATCTGATCTGCACCGCCGACCCACCTCCCCCACCCAGGCGCGCGCGAGCGTGATCTGGCCCCGCGGCCTCGCCCCGCCAACCAAATCGGTTGAACCCGCGAACCGCGAGAGCGAGGGGAGGAGGCGCGGGAGTGGGAGCCGAACCGACGCCGCCGTTGACGGTAGGCGCGGGAGTGGACGAAGCTCTTCGTCTCCCGGCGCGCGATGGCGGGGTGGGAGATGTAGCTGCGGGATGGAGGTTGGGATTGGGTTGGGTCGGGGAGCACGACGGCGAGGGGGCGGAGAGTTCGCTAGTGCGTTCGGCCGTTGGCGTGGGGGCGCCGCGTCGGCGTCGGTGATCGCCCGCCGGTGCGGTGTGATCTGAGCCGACCGCGCGCCCCGCTCGGCTCGGTGCAGCGAGACGAGTGGATCGGTGGATCTCAGCCTGAACTGAACCGATCTCTCTGGCGTCGTGCGTGCGCCGTTCAGCATGCGAGATATAAAATCTCACCCTAAACGGGCGAGATTTATAAAAATGGCCCTTCTAAGGGCCTAAGAGAGCACGATCAATATCATTGTCCAAACTATAGAGAGAGCGAGGAAAGTCCATCTGACCTGTCACTGTGGGCCACCAAAGTTAAGGAATGGATTGTCCGTTACGAGGACGAGATTTATAAAAATCTTTTTCAATGGAATTTAGAGTCGTGTTTTTAGTGGTAGAAAATAAACCGTCCGCTAAGAATgcgatatttaaaaaaatatagagataTTATGAAAATACAGGCACGACAAATACGAATAATCTAGTGAAATATAAGCATTCTGAATGGCTTGAAATCAACATGACATGATTAATCCGATGAAATTTTTATAGTGGGATCACATGCTATCCAATATTTTTTACCCTCTAGGTGAGCGAGAAATATTTCTTTCTCACTCAAAGGACGAGAAGAATCTCTACACAGACACGTGACTTGCTACATCATTTCAAACCCGTTTAACGAGCGATTTTGAAATCTTGCCCGTTGAAAAGACGAGATTTATAATCGCCCACGGAACGAGCAAGAAgggtttatttttatatatttttgaaacGGGCATATATTTCCGCTAAATTataaagtaaaaaataaaaaaaacgcGTGGACTGTTTCATGTCAGATTCAACCCAATAGAGGATCGGCAGCCTGTTCGATCACGCTCAACCTAATGGGCTAGTGAGGTGCTGACTGCTGAGGACCTAGGCTAGTAGTGGCAGCACATGTGTTGGGCCTTCCGTTCGGTCTAAAGCCATGTTTGGTTTCTGGTCCAAAGTGGGCCAAGCCAAAATTCTATCATGTTCAAAATCAGAGCATGGTCAAATTTTGGTCTCGAACATGGCATTCGAATGATGTTTCCTGTTTCCTTACGCAGCGGCTAGGGTTTTAACTCCTCTGGCGATCTTCTTGTTGTGAGTGTTCTTGTGGTTTTTGGTCTAATATGATCTCACTCCTGAGTGCTTATCTACGTGCTCGAGCGGATTGCGGGCTCAGCTGGTCTGTTAAGATAGGTGATAAGGCAGAGGATGCAAGATCGAAGGGAGAGAGTTCTAGCCCTAGCCAGGACGAGGCGATTGCAGAGCTCTTAAACACTATGGATATGTAGGATGATGAGTTAGATGAGTTCAtatgggaggaggaggcggtggatgTGGAAGTAAACACGAAGTGGTTAGCATTGGTTAGGGTGCTGATAAAGAAGGAGATCAATCAGGGGGCTTTTTTTGGCGATATGCGAGTGGCATGGACTCTTGCACGGGATATATATTTTTGTGTACTAGAGATAATCAATTTATGGTGCAGTTCCATTGTCTGGCGGATTGGGAGAAGGCGATGTATGGTGGTCCATGGATTTTTTGGGGCTATGGAGTTCTCATGGCGCCTTACGATGGTTTCACAAAGTCgtcggtgatgaagatggatagGCTCGAGGTATGGCCACGCATCTATGACCTGTCGGATGGTGTCCTCTTCGAGccaatgataaaaaaatctaGCAAAGAGAATTAGAGAGGTGAAGACATTGCAATTGCTATAGCCAAATGCAGATGCTGGGAATTATATCAGGGTCCAGGTGACCCTGGACATGAACAAGCCACTAACTCATTGTGTGATAATCACGAAGGACAGGGAGCAGATGAGGTATGTGGTGAAGTATGAAAAGGTGCCGAAGTTCTGTGGTGTGTGTGGTCTGATGGGCCATGTGCTGAAGGAGTGTGGAACAGGTGAACACCCTGTAGAGAAGATTAAATGGGGGAAGTGGATGGTAGTGTCTTGTGGGCACCGACGTGGAAGGGGGAGTGTTAGGGGGGagaagaggaggttgaggtGAAGGTTTTGGGCGCGGGTGCAGTCGCACATATAACCAGGGCTGGATGGAGGAGTACGAAGGGGAGGATGATATAATGGAGTCGGAGATGACGCCGGAGTATGCAAATATGGGGAATGAGGTGGATAGATCAGGAAAGAATAGGCTTTTCAAGGACATGGGAGCTGATGGGCGAGCTAAGAGTCAACTCTTTCTTACTCAAAACAAAGTGTTTGACATAGTAGGACAGTTCAAATGCAGTCCAAGAATGGAAGGCTTAGGTTGTGGTTCATCTACACTATCAAAGCAACTTGAGAAGAAAAAGTGAgcagaagatgatgaagaaaccAATGAGAAGCTACTGGCGGGCTCTACGGAGGAGCACCACCAAGCACAATGAGTACCTTATGTTGGAACTGTCACGGGATTAGTGATCTCATGACAGTCAAAGAGCTTCACGATCTTGCGAAGGAAAGTGCACTGTTGGTGCTTTGTCAGGTTGAAACTCAGATTGCGAAGTACCGAGTGGAGGGGTTGACGGGAACCCTAGGGTTCAATCATGCTTTTGGAGTGGATAGTAGTGGACGGAGTGGTGGACTGTGCATTTATTGGAAGAACCCTTTGACAATAAATGTGCGGAACTACTCATAGTATCATATTGATACGAAAGTTAGGGATGTGGGGAAGGAACCTTGGAGGTTGACATGTTGGTATGGAGAAGCGGATAGAAGTCTAAGGTACAAAACTTGGGAGATGATGGCTTTCCTGAAGGCTGATTCATCCTTGCCTTGGTTATGTTTAGGTGATTTCAATGAGGTACTCAGGAGAGAAGAACACATAGGCTCGAATGAGAGAGATTGGGAACATACTGAAGCTTTTAGAGATGTGATGGACAAGTGCGAGCTCTATGATCTGGGCTACAAAGGTCTTGAATGGACCTTTGAGAAGAAAGTAGTTGGCGGCCAGTATTGTCGAGTCGGATTGGATCAGGCACTTGCCACGGGGGATTGGTGTGCATTATTCCCGCATGACACCGTTCAGTATTTGCTAGTAGCTAAGTCGGATCACTCCCCGATATTGCTATTGAATAATATGGAGGCAGCTAATCAGCGCATAGCAGTGGATAAAGTGTTCTGGTATGAAGTGGCGTGGGAGCAGCACGAGGGATTCTGCTCTACGTTGGAACGTGCATGGGGCGTGGTGACATGTCAATCAGCCAGAGAGTTGTGCGAAAATATGCGGACAATGGCAGGACCCATAGCTGCATAGGGGAAGGAGTCTTTCGGTAATGTGCGTGTTGAACTGCGGGAGCTACGTAAGGCTGCTTGAGCTGCGAGCCAATTCGGCCCGTGTCGGCCCATCATACGAGGAAAAGAAGGTGGAGTAGCAGATTGCCAAACTGAACTTCCATAAAGAAATTTTGTGGCAACAGAGATCGCGCGTACAGTGGATGGCAGAAGGTGATAGCAACACTAGGTTTTTCCATCAAAAAGCAAGCATGAGAAGGTAGAAAAACCGAATAAGTAAACTAATCCTACAAGATGGAACTAATTGTGAGGATGTGCAAGTTCTAGAAGGTGCGGCCACTGCATTTTATGAGCAGCTGTATCATTCGAAGGATACTATTGGGGTTAAGGAGGTACTATCACATGTGCCTTTGAAGGTTACAGGTGAAATGAATGGCTTGCTTACTGCACCGTACAATGAAGCTGAGATTAAAAATGTGTTATTTCAAATGTTCCCAATAAAAGCTCTGGGACCAGATGGCTTTCCGGGGCACTTCTTTCAGAAACATTGGGATATTTGTAGTAGTGAGGTGACATCCATAGTGCTGAGATTGCTCAATGGAGAGGACTCTTTGGAGGAGGTCAACAAGACATTCATTGTTTTAATTCCCAAGGTATCAAACCCAAACTCTCTTGCTCAGTATCGTCCGATTAGTTTGTGCAATGTGATATATAAGATTGTATCCAAAGTTTTTGCTAACCGGCTGAAGCAGATTCTCCATGAGGTGATTTCTGATTAGCAGTCTGGAGGTGATATGCCATAGaagcaatcatagagatgatttgtatcacatgtctatgttcatatacttctgaataatgtgttattctaagaatgactatcatttatattgattagcaagtatgtgacttgtttgtggaactctttgtttatatcatgatgtaaTTCTAATTTGATCtctggtcacatatcattgtgatgattcataagaccaacacatgtattgattgatgatcacgtttcatggatcataggtatagagataccaaatcAATAATATGAACACTTATGCTAGAGAACATGATATTGGATAgatccaccttgagatactgctgagattattatttatgatgtgccatcattTGTTATCTCATATAGTGTACCTGTAGAATCCTTAGacttgagatcgtcattgattttCAGAATGTATAGTGACATAGTTTGAGGCTACCAAATACTATTCCGTAActaggtagttataaaggtagtttCATGCTTGTCATAAAACATGTCGtga includes:
- the LOC133929400 gene encoding golgin candidate 5-like — encoded protein: MAWWSGKVSLGGLQDIAGAVNKISESVKNIEKNFDSALGLEEKRDDEEASGSRTSNSDRIGFFNPVMAFMGHNGEEDGTEASEKPQSPKHSSAAEENRGTPTKKHTSEVDASEGSETAQSPKQPSKLEETHRNSTESAVSGADVSEQPMTPHTPTHPSAAEEKLDGSIESPTPKGDASEVSEPSQSPTHPSTAEENHSGSIETSSIRKENQDYQDSKHLGPNDEALPSQLGESGRDTPDVGASSSPTKLDQSSDMETAESIHTGKEDTADGNSSQSQPADSMLGNSDDVDEAEGKIVQEFDVQKVRSTPQESSDTVDKLTYLEVTVHDDNTNTAENEDESNQTEAGVASVVGQEEDAREQLEDLRSKSIISEHDSNSQNELVVTSADMPGGPVEVGSPANSLRKEEKMQESIRSTSSPTLESVGSVVELEKLRREIKMMEAALQGAARQSQSKADEIARLMNENEQLKSTIDDLKSKSSEAEMDALKDEYHQRVATLERKVYALTKERDTLRREQNKKSDAAALLKEKDEIISQVMAEGEELSKKQAAQEATIRKLRAQIRELEEEKQRLNSKIQVEETKVESIKRDKAATENLLQETIERNQTELAAQKEFYTNALNAAKEAEALAEARVNSEAKVELESRLREAGEKENMLIKTIEELRHALTRQEQEASFREERLKRDYDDLQKRYQSSELRYNELVTQVPESTRPLLRQIEAMQETAARREDAWAGVERTLNSRLQEAEAKAAAAEEKERSVNERLSQSLSRITVLETQITILRTEQTQLSRSLEKERQRASESRQEYLAIKEEAVIQEGRAKHLEEEIKELRAKHKKELQEAAEHRELLEKDLEREKAARAELEKTSSHEAPKVPLPDQTRNAPLRKLSSAGSINSLEESHFLQASLDLSDNTSLERRMSSESNMSYYLRSMTPSAFESALRQKDGELASYISRLDSLESIRNSLAEELVKMTEQCEKLRTEAAALPGLRAELEALKQRHFQALELMGERDEELEELRNDIVDLKEMYREQVDLLVSQLQALGARV